In Longimicrobium sp., the sequence ATGCGGATCGTATACGATATCCGCATCGGTTCTGAGCCGATTGATTCGCGGGAGGGGCGGCGGCCCTTCCCGCGTGCTGATTACGGGAGAAGGTGATGACGCGGCAGGAGGTGGAGGCCAGCGCGATCCAGGCGGAGGCCGGCGGCCCCGTCCCCGGGTGGGGGTGGACCGAGACGGCGCTCTCGTTCATGGTGCTGGTGTGGGGGGTGAACTACTCGGTGGTCAAGCACACGCTGGCGCAGTTCGATCCGCTGGCGTTCAACGCCATCCGCTTCTGCATCGCCAGCGTGTTCGTGCTGCTGGTGCTGCGCGCGCAGGGCGACCTGGGCGCCCCCGAGCGGCGCGACGTTCCCCGGCTGATCGGGCTGGGGGTGCTGGGGAACGTGCTCTACCAGGGGTGCTTCGTGCTCGGCCTGGCGCGCACGCCGGCGGGGAGCGCCAGCCTGATCCTGGCCGTGAGCCCGGTGATGACGGCGATGCTCTCGGCGGCGACGGGGCACGAGCGTCCGGGGTGGCGCACCTGGGGCGGCGCGGCGGTGGCCATCTCGGGGATCGCGCTGATCACCGGCGGCGGCATCGGGCTGCGCGGCCCGCGCGAGATCGCGGGCGACCTGATCCTGGTGTTCGCGGCGTTCGCGTGGGCGGCCTACACCGTGGCCGCGCGGCCGATGGTGCGGAAGTACGGCGCCATCCGCACCACCGCGTGGACCATGTGGACCGGCGCGGTGGGGCTGGTGGCCATCGGCTCGCCCGGGCTGCTGCGGCAGGACTGGGGGAGGGTCACCGGGCTGGACTGGGCGGCGGTGGTGTTCTCCGCGCTCTTCGCCATCGGCCTGGCGTACCTGATCTGGTACCGCGGGGTGGAGAAGATCGGCAACACGCGCACGGCCATCTTCTCCAACCTCAGCCCGGTGGTGGCGGTCGCGTGCGCCGCGCTCCTCCTGCACGAGCGCCC encodes:
- a CDS encoding EamA family transporter, with product MTRQEVEASAIQAEAGGPVPGWGWTETALSFMVLVWGVNYSVVKHTLAQFDPLAFNAIRFCIASVFVLLVLRAQGDLGAPERRDVPRLIGLGVLGNVLYQGCFVLGLARTPAGSASLILAVSPVMTAMLSAATGHERPGWRTWGGAAVAISGIALITGGGIGLRGPREIAGDLILVFAAFAWAAYTVAARPMVRKYGAIRTTAWTMWTGAVGLVAIGSPGLLRQDWGRVTGLDWAAVVFSALFAIGLAYLIWYRGVEKIGNTRTAIFSNLSPVVAVACAALLLHERPSEWALAGAVLTLGGVMIVRSDPGHASPVPVLEVEAAD